From the Hordeum vulgare subsp. vulgare chromosome 1H, MorexV3_pseudomolecules_assembly, whole genome shotgun sequence genome, the window CAACCAAGGGTTCGAGTAATGAAGACAAAGGCgtgcgttactgataacgtacataataaatgttacttatgaTGACCAGTCGAATGCCTGGTCTTTGTCCTCCCTAGAGTGGCTTCTGAACTTCTGTGGTCGACTGGCTTCTTATTCTTCTGAGTTAAAGTCTTCTGTCGAGTGGAAGGAGGAAGTCTCCGAGTGGATGCTCTACCGAGTGACCCATTGTGAGTTAGTCGAAATCTTCTTTGAAATCTTTAAGTCCTTAATGTTGTGCCCTTGGATAGAACATGTAggttaggcctatgaccctaccctaagtGTGTATCCCCATCACCGACTTTAAGTTTGATCAAACGCGTCAATTGGGTTACTTACCTAGATTTGAGCCATCACACGCCTACAACGCCCAACTATGAGTCAATTTGGCCAATTACAAATCATGCACGGATGAACCAAAATCTTAATCACTATAATGTGGACAAACAAAAAATATGGAATCCCCACTCCCTCCcggtcccaaccctagccgcccaactccctccccctcccttcctcgccgccgcctgaggcagccgccgggcaagcTCGGGGCGCCAAGGATCATGGCGGCGGGGCCTTTGCTGCCCTGCCTCTGCATGGGGAACTCCGGATCTAGAGCGGTGGCTCCATGGACGAGGCACGGCAAGCTAGCAGATGTGCGAGCGGTGGATCTGGCGTCCGAGCCGCGTGGGCGGCGGGATCCAGTAGTCGTTGGCGGCCGGCGACAGCTTCTACGGTGGTCGGTGCGCGTGATCTGACGCATCCCCTCCTCCCATGTTCGGCGTGCGGGCTAGCCTGGTCAGGCCGTGCTTCCTTGGGTCGCCGGTTCTGTACAGGATGCGCTGCCGGTGacggggatctagttcgggcgaaatctCTGGCCGACCATGGGCGGCCGCGTCGACGGCGACGCCTGAGGGCGCCGTTCCCCTTCTTGGAGGCTTCGGTATGGACTggtcccctcacttccccttcccctaggtctcccgggcgaaagccctaactttgttcggcggcggcgatgctcacggcgtcgttcccttcttaaaggcgccgctttgggaaccttggggctgggtggtgcttgtgggtggtgggcgacggcggtggtgcggccctatcctagcatggatctacaTCCGCTGTGGAGATGGACTCACGTAGGTagaggtcgtcgtttggcgtcatggtggcgtcgatggcggaggcacctgccaaggctggtacctcaatctgcTATGAAGATGCtggaagatggtggcggcgacacatgtgagtgcgtcagaccggtttgtgcccctgacccggtatgtggctcggtcggggcctccggctttagatattaggcttaggtgagaggtttAGGTATTTGGCTCAGCTTGCATCCCTTCATCATATGAATAGGAGTAACACAAATGTTGCAAAGATGGCGGATTCACACGTATTGTTGTACTACTTTGTAAGGTCGTCGGAAATAATCAATAAAGTGATCGCATGCATCTCCCGGATGCAGAGACCGGAGGTCATTCTCCTTTTCTAAATAAAAAAAACATATAttcctttattattaggtatagacaaGGAGAGCCGAACAGTGTGAATGAACTTAAGCACTCGGTAGTAAGTATACAATTAGAAGATAATACAGAGTAGTGCATTAATGTGCATTACGAGAATGCGCCCACTTTTACATTAAAGCTGAATTACTGGCATCTCCATATTTTTTACAATTTCTGCAATGCCAATTATATAAATGCCACAATACTGAGATAGTGCTTCTAATGTTCGCAATACTATTTGTAATGCTTGATCGACTTGTTCATAGCTACAGTGTATTTGTTTCCATCCTCAGAAATGTAGGCCCGAACAGATATTTAGTTAATTTTACCTACGAAAGCACTCCTCATGGCTTTGTAGGTGTGGAGATATTTTTTATGAAGGAATCCGCCAAGTCAAGTTGTTTTCCACTCTGAATGAACTTCATGCACATGGGTGGCTCCACACTGAAAAGGGTGAGCATTGATGATGGCAATGCAAATAGCCCGTCTCCACACATCAAGCCTGCTGCAACTGCTGATGACAGTAAGGCGGCACTTTGGCTATTAATTTTAGTCCATATAAACATCACTATAGTGCCTATGCACATATCAATGGGGCCAGATGATCCGATGAAGAACGGCAATGCAAACACGGTGACATTTGGAATGTAGTTCATTATTTTCCAGCCTTTCCTCTGAGACACAATTGAGAGTGTGTTGAGTGCAATGGCAAAGCAAGCTGCAACTAAGCAAAACTTTAGACAATGGTCAGGGAGCTCCTTGACACCTCCTGTGCCAACCACTGCGATGGAACGATAAACCCCAGCATATGGACATGGGTATTCCGAGTCCGGTGCTCCAATGGGAATGTGCGCCTTGGCCGTATTTTGGAAGGCACGGAAGATCCATGGGGTCAAAATAGAACCAGTGATTATACCCAAAATTTGCATGATGACGAGGGCTCGTTGCGAGGTTAGTGTCATGTAACCTGTTTTCACATCTTGTGTTGCTTGAGAGGAAACATGAAGGGCTGACACCACCAGCCCACATGCTACAAGCCCAGCGACAATTGCGCCAGGCTTGGCAATCCACGCTGAGACTACGAAGATTGTGAACTTGGCATAAGTATACGCAACATTCCAGTCCGTGAGCCCAGTTGCATAGGTATTGGTGAGCGCAAGTACCGGGATAATAATGTAGATTGTAAGGACATTAAAGAAAGTTATCTGGTGGAACATCCTTGGGATAACAATTCCACAGATTATTGCACACACCGTGTATGCGGTCGCTGGTATGGACAAAGGTATTCTGTTATCAAGGAATACCTCAATCCTTCTACGGTCATCATAGTTAAGGCTCGGGTGTTTTCTTAGGTAGTTGCCCACCACTGAATCTGTTTCTTGTTGTTTCTGTTTGAAGTCAATGAAGGCAGTGATAAGGAGAACAATGAAGTTGCAAATGCCATCAGTGACGATAAGTGAAACTGTAATAAAGACCTGTCAATAACATTGAAGAGTTACATCCACATAAAATCCTTAAGgagaataaaaaaaataaaaaaataaagaaagaacAAAAAAAAAACTTCCTTACATACACTTTATTAGAttttatgtactccctccgttcctaaatataaatcttttaagcgatttcaataggtgtctacatacgatgcaaaatgattgaatgtacactctaaagtatgtctatatacatccgtatatagtccactagtgaaatctctacaaagacttatatttaggaacggagggagtatattttaaCATCTATTATTGCCTTGTGTATTTTTCCTAGATTTAGTTTTATGAGTATGTTGACCCCATAGTTTTGAGGCGAAGGAACAAATAGTAAATATTGGCGGTTGTGAGTTTGATTGGAAGTTTCCTTATTGTGGAGAATGTTCCATACTTAAAAAATTAGTAATTCAAAAGATCAAATGAAAAAATGTTAGTTCTAGTGGTTGTTATTTTGATTGAAAGTTTGCTTAATTGTTGCACTATTCCGTCCTTCAAAAGTTAACAATTCAAATAACCAAAACAAATTTGTAGAAAGACATGCCACTAAATCGAATAAACAATTAGTTAAGAAATTAtgactcttattattattttcaagaAAAACTCACATTATGGTTATGAGGGAAGGGATTGCTGAATTGGAAATGTATTTGTCAAAGTTAATTAGCCAAAATAATAAAAGTATTAAATATTCTTAGACTACCACAATAATCAAAGATTAGGTATAATCAAATAGTGTTATTGTCAATCAAACTTTCTCTAAAACTCTCATTCGTTTGGTCCCTAAATAAAAGGGTAGATTCTGGTAATACATGACAACTAGAGACATGGCTTGAACTATACATAACTCTTGTGGGAAGTATCAAGTAGTgcacattttattttatttccatgAAACAAGTTACACTCAAATTTTGACTTTGCCAAAATAATATTTCTATTTCTATGTCTCACTTTGAGTTGGTCCCTAAATAAAAGGGTAGATTTTGGTAACAATTAAAAACTAGAGACATGGCTTCAATGCTCTCCATAGATAACACTTGTGGAGAATGTCAAGTAGcgcatattttattttattttcgtaAAAATAACTTGCATTCAACTTTTAACTTC encodes:
- the LOC123428271 gene encoding probable metal-nicotianamine transporter YSL3, which gives rise to MDATIGDPLLAASVERAFEKQPLPGLWEQVTPRAVVVSVVLSVVFGFVILKIHMSTGVVPGMNMAVSVLSFALLKWFVSLVRTCGLPTSPFTRQENLLVLTTVITVINLAITGGCALYIVSMTSVVAKSLGEEPDPRDIVDNFPTGQWILLLLLIGLMSIFISVPFNQVMILDYRLLFPTGTAQAHLINSFHTPQGAIVAKMQVATIFKLFIGSFSWTSFAWLYASGKGCGFSSFPLFGLEMYKKRFFFDFSTTFIGVGMICPPMINITLLAGGITSWGFLFPFFETKSGQWYHTSSPTSLAGSNGYKVFITVSLIVTDGICNFIVLLITAFIDFKQKQQETDSVVGNYLRKHPSLNYDDRRRIEVFLDNRIPLSIPATAYTVCAIICGIVIPRMFHQITFFNVLTIYIIIPVLALTNTYATGLTDWNVAYTYAKFTIFVVSAWIAKPGAIVAGLVACGLVVSALHVSSQATQDVKTGYMTLTSQRALVIMQILGIITGSILTPWIFRAFQNTAKAHIPIGAPDSEYPCPYAGVYRSIAVVGTGGVKELPDHCLKFCLVAACFAIALNTLSIVSQRKGWKIMNYIPNVTVFALPFFIGSSGPIDMCIGTIVMFIWTKINSQSAALLSSAVAAGLMCGDGLFALPSSMLTLFSVEPPMCMKFIQSGKQLDLADSFIKNISTPTKP